Part of the Capricornis sumatraensis isolate serow.1 chromosome 9, serow.2, whole genome shotgun sequence genome, GGGCCACCTGGTGGACGTCAGCGGCACGGGGACCCTGTCGCAGAGCTACCAGTACGAGGTGTGTCTGACGGGAGGTACCGGGACCAGGGAATTCAAGTGTCTGAAGCCGATTCTCCCCACCTTCCCCCTCCAGGGTACTGTGAGGGAAATCAACGAGAACCCCACCGTTCGGAGTAGTTTCCTATTCAATTAAGTATTGGATTTTTCTGTCATTAAGCCTACCTATAAGTTTGGTAAACTGTTTTAACTTAAAGATACATGTTATCGATGCATATTATTGATGGTCCGTTTCATGATTGTTTTACTACTGCTCCTCATTGTGAAattttaaagagtcagacagtggGTATTCACTGTATTTTTCATGCGTTAACTTTAGGGTTTttgtaaatattcagttcagttcagttcagtcgctcagtcgtgtccgactctctgcgaccccatgaatcgcagcacaccaggcctccctgtccatcaccaactcccggagtttactcagactcatgtccatcgagttggtgatgccatccagccatctcatcctctgtcgtccccttctcctcctgcccccaatccctcccagcatcagagtcttttccagtgagtcaactcttctcataaggtggccaaagtattggagtttcagctttagcatcagtccttccaatgaacacccaggactgatctccattagaatggactggttggatcttcttgcactccaagggactctcaagagtcttctccaacaccacagttcaaaagtatttaaatattacTCTCCACTATATTGACAATctgaatgaaaagtaaaattttattttactgtttagctgctaagtcatgtctgactccttgcaactccatggacggtagcccaacagcctcctctatccatgggatttcccaggcaagaatattggagttggttgccatttctttctcaagggatcttcctgacccaggaatcaaacctgagtctcttgcattggcaggcagattctttactgtagagccaccagggaacactaaaattttatttgcgtaattttaaaacattttaatcatctatcctttttataaattttatattccaAAGTCCTCAAGATTCTTCTCTAACTAGTAGTGACAGCTGTCATCACAAGTGACATGTAGGGacatgtttaaaatatgtttgataGTTTTTTAACCCACCAATATAAGTCTCATTTTTGAGTAACACCTATAgtgtgaaaaactaaaaatagatacTAATGACGGCTAAATACCTAAAAGCTAGTCACATTTGTGTGCATTTCAATATATCATAATAGTACATACACATTTTCTATCAATACAGACTTCTGGAAAGTGTCAACACATTAAATTAgtttttgaacttcatataaatatatgatgatcatttaaaaaacaattataaatgcttaataaatatttgctaatgttATTAACAGTCCaatagtgaattttaaaaataaccttcAGGGAATAAGTAATCCTAATATTCTCACTACAATATAGTATCCTTGCCAGTAAATAAAGTTATTAAATATCACCCTTTTATTTGCCTTCTAAACAGAAAACACCCTCATTCACGCCAAACTCTATTACAGAATATAAAGTGCTTCAGAGTACATTTCACTTCCTTGTCTTTGTCTAACAATTTGAAAGTTCAAAAGTATTTTTAGGAAAATCCAGATTATATTTTTTCAAGCTCCTGTGCCTATTTTTCAAGCTTCTACATGTGTGTTCCCTCCTAAGACCTAAGTTAGTTACTAGGAGCAGGTTACTagtcagatttttctctttcactgatGTATAAGCACCATTTACCTTTGTTAGCCACAAAGTAATTTACTTTCACAATTTAACCCATATTTGGTTTGGTTATATTTGTAGTATATTATGAGAAGTCCCTCTTTTCAACTTCCCATCAAAGTCAGGCAATTTATTCTAGAGTGACAAatgagtattttctttttattcttaatgCAACTGGGCTTAACTAAATTATATGTGGCTGTGTTGTGTGTTCAGATAAGTGAACTATCATGGCTCTTTTTTCATAGATGATTACCAACTAGTGAGTATAGGGGAAACTTACACCAGATATTTACCCTATCCTCCTCCATTCTTCTTTGAGGGGAGTTGCTGCTTCTGCTGTTCTCACTCCAACCACATGACTTTAGTTGGTACAGTGGATGTTTTCAGTAAACCCATCTGCATAGTCCCAGAGGGTATAAAACATACAGGGGTGTGGGCCCTATGCTGCCAGGTCAAAACCTTTCCCTAGAAAGATATACTTTGAGTTCATTGGCTTTATTGCCTTCTTCATGTTTGCAGAAAGACATTGCCTGAGTTGATAACTTACAACTGTTTTCTAATAAAACAAATAGTCATTTCCTCTCACTGGGCTATGTACACAATGAACTTACGAAGGAAAAAAAGGTCCAAAGTCTGTGTATCCCAGAGACTGAAAAGTCACATTTTCCCAGAAGTTCCAGGCACACTGCAGTTTTTTGGGGAGTAAAATCtggatttaaaaatgtataacttCTTCTAACACCATAGAACAAATTAGTAATTTTGTAATAGAATGTAAGCTTTGCAAGAGCAAGAATTTTTGTGCTTAATTTACAATTTTATCCCGAGAAGCTATAATTCCTGCACAGAGAAAtacttattaaatgaaaaataaatttgtctTGAGCTGAGTTTTGCGTACCAAACTTGTACCTTTAAAGGGAAAATGAATTCGATTTAGATAAATAACTGATTTTGCTCTCACAACTGCTGTTACCTACCTGGACAAGACTGCATTACAGGtgcggaggaaaggaatttataacattttatgacccaCAGCGTGTTCACTGCAATTTTGATATTATATTATACTTTGAAATGAAAACTCCCTGAAGTTGTAAAGAAGAACGCTTGGTGGCGCTGCAGGCTAAGAGAGTGAAAATCCTAGACTCCATAAAAGGCGATCTGTTTCTGGTAGCTCACAAAGGAAATATTTACACAGCTGGGGATAGGTTTCAGAGAGTCAGCTATCCCCTTGTCAGTCCATGACAAGAAGTAACTCAAAATTACAGAACCAAGATAGCAGATCTGGCGCAAAACAACTACTTTTTGATTAAATACTGCATCTTTTGGACTCGGGAACGATGGAGACATCGCTACTCAAAGTGACTCAGAAAAGGCAAGTGACCGCCattattattctattattattgTGGGAGGCGGGCGGTCAGATCATTAAGTATTCAGTTCTAGAAGAGAGGGACAGCGGTTCATTTGTAGCCAACCTAGCAAAAGATCTGGGGTTGGGCTTAGGGGAGCTGGTTTCTCGGGGCGCCCGGATTCTTTTCAAAGGGAATAAACAGCATTTGCAGATCGAGCAGAAGAGTGGGAATTTGATACTAAAAGAAAAACTGGACCGAGAAGATTTGTGCGGTGACACGGATCCATGTATACTGCATTTCCAGGTGTTACTGAAAAACCCGGTGCAGTTTATTCAAGGTGAATTACAGATTCAAGATGTAAATGACCATGCCCCAGAATTCTTGGAAAATGAAATCCTACTGAAAATAGCAGAAAGCAGCCATCCAGGGTCTGCATATCCTTTGAAAATAGCTCAAGATTTAGACGTTGGTAGTAATACAGTACAGAACTACACAATTAGCTCCAACTTCCATTTCCACCTTTTTACTCGAAATCACAGCGATGGCAGAAAATACCCGGAGCTGGTGCTGGACCAAGAGCTGGACCGTGAGGAGCAGCCTGAGCTCAGGTTAACCCTCACAGCGATGGATGGTGGGTCACCGCCCAAGACTGGGACTTCTCAGGTCCTCATCATAGTCCTGGACATAAATGACAACACCCCTGAATTTGCTCAGCAGCTCTACCAGGTGCAGGTCCCAGAAAACAGCCCTATAGGCTCCCTTGTCATCACTGTTTCTGCTAGAGATTTGGATGCTGGGATCCATGGCGAACTCTCCTACTCATTTTTCCAATCCTCAAATCAAGTCATTCAGGCCTTCGAAGTAAACACAGTCACAGGGGATattcgattaaaaaaaaagttggattTTGAGGAAATTAGATCTTACCATATAGAAATTGAGGCCTCAGATGGCGGCGGTCTTTCAGGAAAATGCACTGTAGCCGTAGAAGTAATGGATGTAAACGACAACGCCCCTGAATTGACCATATCACTACTCATTAATGATATCCCAGAAAACACCCCTGACACTGTGGTCGCTGTTTTTGGAATTTCAGATTCAGATACTGGTAACAATGGAAAAATGATGTGTTCCATCCAAGACCATCTCCCTTTCCTACTGAAGCTCACGATAGAAAATTTTTACACTTTGGTCACAGAAGGCGCActggacagagaagaaaaagccGAGTACAACATCACTATCACGGTCACTGACATGGGAACCCCCAGACTGAAAACGGAGCACAACATAACCGTGCTGGTGTCCGACGTCAACGACAACGCCCCCGCCTTCACCCAGACCTCCTACACCCTGTGGGTCCGCGAGAACAACAGCCCCGCCCTGCACATCGGCAGCGTCAGCGCCACAGACACAGACGCGGGCGCCAACGCCCAGGTCACCTACTCGCTGCTGCCGTCCTCCGACTCGCCCGTGCCCCTCGCCTCCCTCGTGTCCATCAACCCCGACAACGGCCACCTCTTCGCCCTCAAGTCCCTGGACTACGAGGCCCTGCGAGCCTTCGAGTTCCGCGTGGGCGCCACCGACCGCGGCTCGCCCGCGCTCAGCAGCCAGGCGCTGGTGCGCGTGCTCGTGGCGGACGCCAACGATAACGCGCCCTTCGTGCTCTACCCGCTGCAGAACGCCTCGGCGCCCTGCACCGAGCTGGTGCCCAGGGCGGCCGAGCCGGGCTACCTGGTGACCAAGGTGGTGGCGGTGGACGGCGACGCGGGCCAGAACGCCTGGCTGTCGTACCAGCTGCTCAAGGCCACGGAGCCCGGGCTGTTCGGCGTGTGGGCGCACAACGGCGAGGTGCGCACGGCGCGGCTGCTGAGCGAGCGCGACGCGCCCAAGCAGCGGCTGGTGGTGCTGGTCAAGGACAACGGCGAGCCGCCGCTGTCGGCCAGCGTCACGCTGCACGTGCTGCTGGTGGACGGCTTCTCGCAGCCCTACCTGCCGCCCCCGGAAGCGGAAGCGGCGGCCGCGGCGCCGGCCGACCCGCTCACCGTCTCCCTGGTGGTGGCCTTGGCGTCGGTGTCGTCGCTCTTCCTCTTCTCGGTGCTGGTGTTCGTGGCGGTGCGGCTGtgcaggaggggcggggcgggctcGGCGGGTCGCTGCCCGGTGCCCGAGGGCCACTTCCCGGGCCACCTGGTGGACGTCAGCGGCACGGGGACCCTGTCGCAGAGCTATCAGTACGAGGTGTGTCTGATGGGAGGCACTGGGTCCGGCGAATTCAAATTTCTCAAACCTATTGTCCCCAGCCTCATGAGTGAAGGAGCTGATATGGACACCGCGGAAAACGCTAACTTTAGAAATCGTTTGGGGTTCAGTTAGGAATCTCACTTGACAAGAGATGATCAATGATCATATTCACTATTAATTTCCAACCCTTTCATTAATATGAAGAGCTTACATATTCACACATTCGTTAAGTATTGTCCTATTTATAGTTTGAAGTGTTTTACATTCCGAATCTCTAGGTGGTTTTTATTGTTGCTCTTTTGTCGATTTTGATAAGCCCTTAACATTTTGCATGGGAGATCAAACATTTAGCAGAGAAATGGTGTTTCTCAAGTTTTGGAGGTCAGATTTTTCTAAGAAGTGTTTTCAGGTTCCTGATAGTTGAGCTTGTTCGTTGATAACTTGTTATAACTAAGAGAATTGTTTTATGATTATTATTGCATGTCTGACTATTGTAAATGAtggctttttaaacatttttcacttATGCAAAAAATTTTGTGACCTTGTAAACTGCTAGAGTTCTGTAGTGTTGTTTCAAAAACACTATTGTCTTTCCTCAAATGAACTAATATTTTATCTGAATGCTTTCTGAGtactttctttcaaaattggtATCGTTTAATTAGACCACCtactatataatttttaaaggatttaatCCCAGTTAAGTAGAAAAAAGTTGGTAGAgttatgatttctttttcataataaatGGCTTTTAGTATGAAAATGATTCTTTtagttattttaacatttaataagaataaaaaggaaagcaaattaaCATTCTCCCACTCAGAAATAATTTTCAACATCATCTTAAAACATTTCCATGATGCTTATAatagatgaaaataatataaaatggaTCTGTAATAAATTCCTATCTTTATAATTAAAACTATCAGATTTTacttgaataaaaacaaaagaatatgtAACTACAGAACTTGCTTATGCTTCAATAAGCCCTACAAGGTTAACAAACAAGAGTGTGatgcatattaaaatattagCATCACTTAACTGCCCTCTTATTAGTGAGCAaatagggacctccctggtgaccCACTGGCTAAGTCTCCCGGCTCCCAAAGCAGGCACTCTGGGTTGAGTCCctagccagggaactagatccctcatccTGGCATCCCAtcattccacatgctgcaactaagacacagctaagagtctgcatgttgcaactaagactcaacatAGCTAAATAAGTGAGCAAATACACTTAAGAAGATAGCAAATATATAGAGTTGTCAATGTTTATAACATTTGCaatgtgattttttccccctttgagattctgattttgtttcttttggatatataaccagaagtgggattgctggatcatatggttctgtttacttttaatttttaaaattagtgttttttCCAAGTGCTGTGGACTCAGTTGTGTCTTCCCAAGATCATACattgaagccctaaccctcaGTGTAATGGAAATTGGAGCTGGGCCTTTGGGGTATAATTAGGTTTGGATACCCTCAGGAGGGCAGGGGTCTTCTTCATGAGATTAATGCCTTCCTAAGAGACAGCAGAGAACTTGCTCTTTCTCTCATGTGAGGGCACACtgaggtggccatctgcaagccaggaagaaagaTCTCATCAGAATCTAACCTGCTAACACCCAgagctcagacttccagcctccagaactgtaagaaataagtttctgttgcttAATCCACACCATCTATGGTATTTTTTATGGCAGGTTGTAAGCTGCCCAAGCCCTGGAAGGGACCTAAGTCaaggaatttgttgttgttttagttgctaagtcatgtcccactcttttgtgaccccactggactatagcccaccaggctcctttgtccatggcatttccaaggcaagaatactggagtgagttgccatttcctttgccatacaatgtgtttttaaaagatgatgtttaTCATTGTTTagacattttatgttttaaatatttgtcaTACAACACTTCAATTTTTCCAAGTGTACTCATGTCTGACTGCCCAGAGATGATAACTTCTGAGCCttttaactgtttttttcccccataatatTTGCTTCcatgtttctaaataatatgGTGAAAAAATCCTTTTTCTCAATTTAAGTTTTAGATATTATCCATTTACTTCTaaggagcacacacacaaacttgaACACTTCTACCACATCCTCTCTGATAACAATGTCATAATCTGTTTAAGTAGTgtttaaataattacataaatatcACTTATACCTGAACCTcatgttactgatatttttcttaagtttatAAACTCCTAAGTTTATAATTGTCTCACTTTCCACTTTACTTACTTTTCTAGGTATATACTTTTAAGTTATCCCCATACTTTGTAAAGTCTAAAGCACCTCGTTATATTATTAAGTGCTTAAAAAAACCTCtcagttccttttttttcccatggaGCCATCCTGGATCCCCCCGGGCTTGTGCTAGTTATACACTATGTGTTCTCTAGTCCTATTCCATGGCTGGGCAGTTTGGGACTTGTGCTATACTTTTTGTCCTAGGAAATAACTTTAATCTCTCTCCTTagtttgatttcattttctgcatttttatgACTTCCTCTTTATTGGTTTCTTTCCCTACATTCCTGAAAAATATTTGGTGATAAACTTACTGagaacttgaacatctgaaaattttGGATGCAGTAGATTCAAATGATTTACTGATTTCAGTGAATGTGGAATTACAGGTTAGGAATTATTTGCTGCTAGCATTTtgaagtggagaaggcaacggcaacccactccagtactcttgcctggaaaatctcatgaacagaggaacctggtaggctgcagtccatggggttacaaggagtcggacacgactgagcgacttcactttcacttttcactttcatgcactggagaaggaaatggcaacccactccagtgttcttgcctggagaatcctagggatggtggagcctggtgggctgctgtctatggggtctcatagagttggacatgactgacgtgacttagcagcagcagcagcattttgaaGGCATTGCTTTGTTTTCTAATCTCTTGTGTTGAGGAATTCAACATTTTCATTACCCATTTTTTTCTAAGATCTATTTTTTCTAGATCCCTGGTTCTCAGCTGGGGCAATTTTGCCACCCAGCAACATTTGGTAATATATGGAACCATTTTTGATTGGCACAATTGGAGGAGatggtgctactggcatctagttgGTAGAGGCCGGGGATGTTGCTAAACATTCTACAATGCATGGGACAGCCCCCCTGCACATAAGGAATTATATGGCCCCCAAAGGCCAATAGTACTGAGGCTAAGAAAGCTTGTTAAAGATGAAATTAAGTCATTATATATTACCTCCATTTTTATAGAATTTCTTAACTATGTAGTGTCATAGTGTAAGAATTTTGTCATTTACTGTGATAATTCTTCAGTGAGATCTGTCAATCTTGTGACATTCTTTAGACTAGGACAGGatttgggatgtgtgtgtgtataatttaaaaaattatttcctctaCTCAGTGTCCTTGTTTACTGGTTCTCTAAATCCTTTTAGTTATATAGTGACCTCCTTGGTTGATATTCAGTTTTCCTTAATGTTTCTCTATTTACTGCCTTTTGTCTTCATTTCCCTGGATTCTAAGAATTTTCTCAACCtatttttttattcagtttttaaaaatttatttaatcggaatctaattactttacaatattgtggtggtttttcccatacgttgacatgaatcggcctcgggtgtacatgtgtccccatcctgaaccctctcccacctccttccccatcctgtccctcagggttgtcccagtgcactggctttgagtgccctgtttcatgcatccagtgtggactggtcatctatttcacgtatggtaatatacatgtttcaaagctattctctcaaatcatcccacccttgccttctcccacagagtccaaaagtctgttctttatatctgtgtctctcttgctgtcttgcacatagggtcattgttacca contains:
- the LOC138085433 gene encoding protocadherin beta-17-like: METSLLKVTQKRQVTAIIILLLLWEAGGQIIKYSVLEERDSGSFVANLAKDLGLGLGELVSRGARILFKGNKQHLQIEQKSGNLILKEKLDREDLCGDTDPCILHFQVLLKNPVQFIQGELQIQDVNDHAPEFLENEILLKIAESSHPGSAYPLKIAQDLDVGSNTVQNYTISSNFHFHLFTRNHSDGRKYPELVLDQELDREEQPELRLTLTAMDGGSPPKTGTSQVLIIVLDINDNTPEFAQQLYQVQVPENSPIGSLVITVSARDLDAGIHGELSYSFFQSSNQVIQAFEVNTVTGDIRLKKKLDFEEIRSYHIEIEASDGGGLSGKCTVAVEVMDVNDNAPELTISLLINDIPENTPDTVVAVFGISDSDTGNNGKMMCSIQDHLPFLLKLTIENFYTLVTEGALDREEKAEYNITITVTDMGTPRLKTEHNITVLVSDVNDNAPAFTQTSYTLWVRENNSPALHIGSVSATDTDAGANAQVTYSLLPSSDSPVPLASLVSINPDNGHLFALKSLDYEALRAFEFRVGATDRGSPALSSQALVRVLVADANDNAPFVLYPLQNASAPCTELVPRAAEPGYLVTKVVAVDGDAGQNAWLSYQLLKATEPGLFGVWAHNGEVRTARLLSERDAPKQRLVVLVKDNGEPPLSASVTLHVLLVDGFSQPYLPPPEAEAAAAAPADPLTVSLVVALASVSSLFLFSVLVFVAVRLCRRGGAGSAGRCPVPEGHFPGHLVDVSGTGTLSQSYQYEVCLMGGTGSGEFKFLKPIVPSLMSEGADMDTAENANFRNRLGFS